A genomic stretch from Dermochelys coriacea isolate rDerCor1 chromosome 24, rDerCor1.pri.v4, whole genome shotgun sequence includes:
- the LOC119847646 gene encoding interferon-inducible GTPase 5-like isoform X1 yields the protein MLSPAMQSLELQEQDLTEMGSLIQSRVVLEVSTQVQTLLDSLDSATLDIAVTGESGAGKSTLVNALRGLSDSDPRAAPTGVVETTAEPTPYPHPGFPSVRLWDLPGTGTPSFRAERYLEQVGWMRYDFFLLVASERFRESHARLARALAAAGRRFYFIRTKVDQDLRASRRRRPTRFQEGQVLGEIRTDCARQLEKEGEAAPRVFLLSAFQLHRFDFPRLQATLADELAGHKRHALLLALPALTAEAVGRRKETLRRHVWKKALLASLVSALPGLPLQINVPMLVETLGSYRRSFGLDEESLGALARAGAGSPQRLRAQVRSALGRALSPAAVRDALSQAALCGQAAARLARTRLPLLENLVAGGISFVAAYYLLHSALEGFAGDAQRVLEAAYGTGEEGEPCDPPDPGFLYD from the exons ATGCT CTCCCCCGCCATGCAgagcctggagctgcaggagcaggaccTGACCGAGATGGGCTCCCTGATCCAGTCCCGTGTGGTTCTGGAGGTTTCCACCCAGGTCCAAACCCTGCTGGATTCGCTGGACTCTGCTACCCTGGACATCGCCGTGACGGGCGAATCCGGCGCCGGCAAATCCACCTTGGTCAATGCCCTCCGTGGCCTGAGTGACTCGGACCCTCGCGCCGCCCCCACCGGCGTCGTGGAGACCACCGCTGAGCCCACACCCTacccccaccccggcttcccCAGCGTCCGGCTCTGGGACCTCCCCGGCACCGGCACCCCCAGCTTCCGGGCCGAGCGGTACCTGGAGCAGGTGGGCTGGATGCGCTACGATTTCTTCCTCCTCGTGGCTTCGGAGCGGTTCCGAGAGAGCCACGCCCGGCTGGCCCGGGCCCTGGCCGCCGCGGGAAGGCGCTTCTACTTCATCCGCACCAAGGTGGATCAGGACCTGCGGGCATCCCGCCGGCGCCGGCCGACCCGCTTCCAGGAGGGCCAGGTGCTGGGCGAGATCCGCACGGACTGCGCCCGCCAGCTGGAGAAGGAAGGCGAGGCCGCCCCGCGGGTTTTCCTGCTCTCCGCCTTCCAGTTGCATCGCTTCGACTTCCCGCGGCTGCAGGCCACGCTGGCGGACGAGCTGGCCGGGCACAAGCGCCATGcgctgctcctggccctgccgGCCCTGACGGCCGAGGCCGTGGGGCGCCGGAAGGAGACTCTGCGGCGCCACGTCTGGAAGAAGGCCCTGCTGGCGTCCCTGGTCTCGGCGCTGCCGGGGCTCCCGCTGCAGATCAACGTGCCCATGCTGGTGGAGACGCTGGGCTCCTACCGCCGCAGCTTCGGCCTGGATGAGGAGTCCCTGGGGGCGCTGGCCCGGGCAGGCGCTGGCTCCCCGCAGCGGCTGCGGGCCCAGGTGCGCTCGGCGCTGGGCCGGGCGCTCTCCCCGGCGGCTGTGCGGGACGCGCTGAGCCAGGCCGCGCTCTGTGGGCAGGCAGCCGCCCGCCTGGCCCGCACCCGCCTGCCGCTGCTGGAGAACCTGGTGGCCGGCGGCATCTCCTTTGTGGCCGCCTACTACCTGCTGCACAGCGCCCTGGAGGGCTTCGCCGGTGACGCCCAGCGGGTGCTGGAGGCTGCCTAcgggacaggggaggagggggagccttgtgacccccctgaTCCCGGGTTCCTCTATGACTGA
- the LOC119847646 gene encoding interferon-inducible GTPase 5-like isoform X2, with product MQSLELQEQDLTEMGSLIQSRVVLEVSTQVQTLLDSLDSATLDIAVTGESGAGKSTLVNALRGLSDSDPRAAPTGVVETTAEPTPYPHPGFPSVRLWDLPGTGTPSFRAERYLEQVGWMRYDFFLLVASERFRESHARLARALAAAGRRFYFIRTKVDQDLRASRRRRPTRFQEGQVLGEIRTDCARQLEKEGEAAPRVFLLSAFQLHRFDFPRLQATLADELAGHKRHALLLALPALTAEAVGRRKETLRRHVWKKALLASLVSALPGLPLQINVPMLVETLGSYRRSFGLDEESLGALARAGAGSPQRLRAQVRSALGRALSPAAVRDALSQAALCGQAAARLARTRLPLLENLVAGGISFVAAYYLLHSALEGFAGDAQRVLEAAYGTGEEGEPCDPPDPGFLYD from the coding sequence ATGCAgagcctggagctgcaggagcaggaccTGACCGAGATGGGCTCCCTGATCCAGTCCCGTGTGGTTCTGGAGGTTTCCACCCAGGTCCAAACCCTGCTGGATTCGCTGGACTCTGCTACCCTGGACATCGCCGTGACGGGCGAATCCGGCGCCGGCAAATCCACCTTGGTCAATGCCCTCCGTGGCCTGAGTGACTCGGACCCTCGCGCCGCCCCCACCGGCGTCGTGGAGACCACCGCTGAGCCCACACCCTacccccaccccggcttcccCAGCGTCCGGCTCTGGGACCTCCCCGGCACCGGCACCCCCAGCTTCCGGGCCGAGCGGTACCTGGAGCAGGTGGGCTGGATGCGCTACGATTTCTTCCTCCTCGTGGCTTCGGAGCGGTTCCGAGAGAGCCACGCCCGGCTGGCCCGGGCCCTGGCCGCCGCGGGAAGGCGCTTCTACTTCATCCGCACCAAGGTGGATCAGGACCTGCGGGCATCCCGCCGGCGCCGGCCGACCCGCTTCCAGGAGGGCCAGGTGCTGGGCGAGATCCGCACGGACTGCGCCCGCCAGCTGGAGAAGGAAGGCGAGGCCGCCCCGCGGGTTTTCCTGCTCTCCGCCTTCCAGTTGCATCGCTTCGACTTCCCGCGGCTGCAGGCCACGCTGGCGGACGAGCTGGCCGGGCACAAGCGCCATGcgctgctcctggccctgccgGCCCTGACGGCCGAGGCCGTGGGGCGCCGGAAGGAGACTCTGCGGCGCCACGTCTGGAAGAAGGCCCTGCTGGCGTCCCTGGTCTCGGCGCTGCCGGGGCTCCCGCTGCAGATCAACGTGCCCATGCTGGTGGAGACGCTGGGCTCCTACCGCCGCAGCTTCGGCCTGGATGAGGAGTCCCTGGGGGCGCTGGCCCGGGCAGGCGCTGGCTCCCCGCAGCGGCTGCGGGCCCAGGTGCGCTCGGCGCTGGGCCGGGCGCTCTCCCCGGCGGCTGTGCGGGACGCGCTGAGCCAGGCCGCGCTCTGTGGGCAGGCAGCCGCCCGCCTGGCCCGCACCCGCCTGCCGCTGCTGGAGAACCTGGTGGCCGGCGGCATCTCCTTTGTGGCCGCCTACTACCTGCTGCACAGCGCCCTGGAGGGCTTCGCCGGTGACGCCCAGCGGGTGCTGGAGGCTGCCTAcgggacaggggaggagggggagccttgtgacccccctgaTCCCGGGTTCCTCTATGACTGA